aatttggtcccttacgtttattttaggtttcaagttagtcctttccgttagttttgtcactaacaccgtttgaacagtacacgtgtcaatgtgtccaagtgccacgtgtctgtccacatatgcaaattgactgccacatgtgacaaaattgacggaaaggactaacttgaaacctaaaataaacgtaagggaccaaattgatactttttaaacgtaagggaccaaattgaaacttaaaataaacgtaagggaccaaatgtgtagttaagcctgtatccaaacataaatcaattctatttaactcacttttaaccaacatcaattctatcaaattcaattctgctaaatcaatttttttgcaatacaaccaaacacaactatagtcatgtcactaatcacattcatgattttgattttaacattgcagatttaatattaaccgatgatcaattgatacaatatgcactagtagatattgagatgatgttacgtagttgtgggaagagtttaaaagattatcctccaatgcctagagcagacacatcattagttcctgatatacaaaatagttgaatacacgacgaattgaattataacaaacaatcattagctgaggaacatgttagatttatgtcaactatgacttcagagcaacgtaaagtatatgacacaatcaagacaagagttaacgaaaacaaacctggtgcgttttttctttatggttatggcggtacagggaagacatttatctggagggccatgtcaTTCGCATTatgctcaaaaggtgagatagttttaacagttgcctcaagtgggatcactgcattgcttatacctggcggtaaaACAGCACAttaaggttttgtattcctctaaatgttgacgagttttcaacatgtaccatagttcctaaaagccctttggcgctattaatacaaaaaatcaaagttcattaaatgggatgaagcaccaatgatgcacaaacactgtttcgaagctgatgatcgaactttaaaagatatttttcaagtttgttgttgaaaaaaataaacacattcccttcggtggaaaaattgttgtttttggcagagatttcagacaaattctaccagtaatacccaaaggtacaagaccaaaagttgttcatgctactattaattttttggttctttggaatttttgtgaagttttaacattgagtaaaaacatgaggcttctcggtggtgcttcgagcgcagacgttgaacaaagaagattgttttctgaatgggttttgggtgttgacaATGGAGAATTTGGAGATGACAactgaaattcctggcacacagtggacaggtgttgatcaaggtgtatcaacacttgtctgttgtagacagatgttgttaccggtgtgccaacacttgtctataaacagagtacTTAAcataaaactataaaaacaatatagtaaataacacacaagagttgttaacccagttcagcctaaagcctactctgggggataccaatccaggaatgaagtccactatcagcagtattacttcgaagctaaactcacccgtttacaacttctcacttaatcactacccaatgacacttctacctaggaactcctagatatcagaccccgtcccaattcccaccttaacaacacagacagcgttgttataaacttcaacgattacaacaggtggagacacactcctatgaaactaggattcactcttgcttaaaagcttgcgagcaaatcacacaacacactagaacaatctccgtacttcaaagcttaggagaagttcacacttacaactcaataacactcaggtcctaagcttgcatcaatgagacacaagaaaggctcacaattaacactctaaaatccctaaaaacacacgctttgtaagacacgattttagatgcttgaaaccatatgcttgcctttgtatttatagtagtagaacgacttgggcttcaagacaaaattagggcttctagaattgcggcagcagtgatatatttctgaaaataatagttatatttttgaaacgcaaaaatatattttccaaaaatataattcctttggaaaatataactagggtttagctgcctcctgaaacacattaaacacgtgctccttcctctgtaagaaaccttgaaataattcttcaatcagatcttcaaaagattgagtagaaattaaaaccgctagctggcgcgcacagatacacagacaggtgttgttccaaagtgtaccaacatttgtcacaacacttggggtcagcacatatgtctcaacacttggctcaaatatgtttttgcaaaatgtagccaaccatacaaaaacccaacaatctccccctttggcaaattctggctaaaacaatattagaccagtatatagagagatacagtattacctttccttcgagtcaacatgatcacacaactaggaaagaaagtaacacacaaTAAAAGCTACTTCCAAGATAGTCAAgcagcatcagaggcaatgcaacagcggaataaacacaactagcctcattgaacaacacaagggagaaataaactcccaatagtagatgctaagaagtaggagaaataaactcctaatagtgtAACACGTatccattcatcataagaacaacaggaaaaataaattctcataaaacatctgagaaaaataaattctcagtcatagtggatagtggactcattagtcaggtgccataacacttggcacaacacttgtcatcaaacatattcaggcgatcaagagataatatcactcacactccccctgaattcatgcatacaaacatcagatagagaaagaatattcactactccccctcaacacatgcatattactcacactccccctcaatacgagcatacgaacttTTGCAcagaaacagtcaccagatgtgagaacctctgtccacacacttgtcacacacacacacactactccccctttttagccataattttgacaaacaagATGCATATCAAAACACAGAGTAGCAGACAATAGAAGTATCAGGGTGcaattattacagaccataaagcacacacaggtgctagaaatccagggccttgcccataaaagTAACAAGGAAACGCCAAAAGTACATCAggaaaaacataagaaaaacatCATAAATCATatagaagaactttcatcagagtcctccatcacatcctcagtgCTATCATCAGAGCCACTAGTTTTCACACCTTCTTGTCCatcaggctcaccctcagcAGCCTCAGCAGCTTCCTCGGCCTTGAgggcctcaatcacacgatctattttcaattttctagcCTCAAGTGCTCTGCTAGCCTCAgtcaaatcagcaatcatctgcttcctagagagtacaccatcctggacagatgtgccaacacctgctgcaacatttgtcccttcaagcagcctttgctcaatggccaacacccctttccttttacaggGAACATCAGTGCTTCTCAgaatatctgggtgttgctcaaggatgATATTGCATAACAGAGTAGGAagagcaactggcttctcaacagcataagtcAAAGCATGgcttaaagtttcttgaaagaaataggaCCCATAATCAAATTTTGCCTTTGTGCCCACATCATAAATGAACTTTCCCAATCCTCTGGCCACATCACCTGAATgggttgtaggcacccaattgtgtgcagcaatcctattcaaaacagcataaaatggagagagagagagagagagagagagagagagagagagagaggttgcAGCCAATttagccttgcttggccatacctTTATCCTGCCAcctgtgaggaccttgcagacctcattgtctGTGACTTTTAGAGCAGCCACCTCATCAGAGCTTCTTTGCAAATGTTGGTTGATCACAGTTGGTGAGAATTTGACACACTTCCCTCGAACAAATACTTGCCTATATTCAGGgcttgctggatcattacagttgtcagccacattaatcaaaaattctttgacaagtCTATCAttgcacttgtccaaaccacaGACAGTCTTCATCAAACCTACATACTCAATAGCTTCAACAATACTTTGGCATTCAAGAATATCTTCTTTTAGATTCCTTTCTAGAGCCAACCTCCTGTGATACACAAACTTCCACCTAGCagacccattttccagatgGAATGATACATTATCCAAAGGAGCATAGGGGACAGATTGAGGAACTTTCTttcttcctatactcttcctagatgtgctgccagatgcagcaacatctgtctctggctcaAACTCAGAGTCACTGGTTGGTGGAGCTTTCCTTTTCCTAGTCTCAGTTCTAGGAACCACCTTACtaacaggttttggaggtccatatagTGGCTTTTTACCAGTAACTTTTCCAGCCCTAgatggtttgggtgtttggacaggtgtgttagccatctctacacctttaccagccctacttctagtcctcctagccacactagcctcaGAATTCGTAGGAGCAGACTTATCACTAACAGTTGTTTCATTGACCATTATAACTTCAGGATTTTCATTAACATCCTTATCAGCAACAATCTCTTTATCAGCAGACTTAGgttggggactctcatcagactcagaatagtccacaagattttcttgtgccaaagatgtggtaacatctggcacaacatttggcTCAGCGtcaggtgtagcaacacttgacgcaacatgagtctcaggaccTGTTTTCTTAAGAGACTCAGCAGCAACAACATCATTGGtctcagtggaagcaccaatattagcatcaacagcaataggggagttaggaacacttttccccaaaATTCCAGACATATCAGGGGTCTCTACACCTAGGGTTTTAACAGATTTTGGTATATTAAGACTTATATTAACAGAAGTCTTACCAGATGCATCAACATTCTCAACTGTAGGATTAGCGACAGGCGTTGCAGCACCACTTGATGGAAGTGGATCAATGTGAAGCTCAGACATTGTAAACGACTTACTCGATTCACCTTTCGCTTTCTTGCTTTTACGCTTTGAACCTTTAATTGTAGCAGGAGACGAAGAATTTGTACTTGTTC
This genomic interval from Trifolium pratense cultivar HEN17-A07 linkage group LG6, ARS_RC_1.1, whole genome shotgun sequence contains the following:
- the LOC123892305 gene encoding uncharacterized protein LOC123892305; translated protein: MSDSAKSSPTKTNDVPSLQQMVIDAIPLNTIPPTSPTMKRKSTAKKVKSSRTSTNSSSPATIKGSKRKSKKAKGESSKSFTMSELHIDPLPSSGAATPVANPTVENVDASGKTSVNISLNIPKSVKTLGVETPDMWKFVYHRRLALERNLKEDILECQSIVEAIEYVASPEYRQVFVRGKCVKFSPTVINQHLQRSSDEVAALKVTDNEVCKVLTGGRIKAKFDYGSYFFQETLSHALTYAVEKPVALPTLLCNIILEQHPDILRSTDVPCKRKGVKQMIADLTEASRALEARKLKIDRVIEALKAEEAAEAAEGEPDGQEGVKTSGSDDSTEDVMEDSDESSSI